In Sphingobacterium zeae, one genomic interval encodes:
- a CDS encoding copper resistance protein NlpE, translating to MKLPVFYFCLAAISLSACNQTSKNSQHTAADSTAHETAAADNAHTSQNSLDWPGTYEATIPCADCEGIKTNITLKSNNTFTIVSEYINKNSKVEDSGKVMWHNNGSVVHLTGKETDIKLKVGENKLIGLDQEGHEIDGPNAHLYVYNKVEGEKL from the coding sequence ATGAAATTACCCGTATTCTATTTTTGCTTAGCAGCGATTTCGCTAAGTGCTTGCAATCAAACTTCAAAAAATAGCCAGCATACAGCTGCAGATTCTACTGCACATGAGACTGCGGCAGCAGATAATGCCCATACATCGCAAAATTCGCTGGATTGGCCCGGTACCTACGAAGCTACTATTCCCTGTGCCGATTGTGAAGGAATAAAAACCAACATTACCTTAAAAAGTAACAACACATTCACTATTGTGAGTGAATATATAAATAAAAATTCCAAAGTCGAGGACAGTGGCAAAGTCATGTGGCACAACAACGGGTCTGTCGTTCATCTGACAGGGAAAGAAACCGATATAAAATTAAAGGTAGGGGAAAATAAGTTGATTGGACTGGATCAGGAAGGTCATGAAATCGATGGTCCCAACGCACATCTTTATGTTTACAATAAGGTTGAAGGAGAAAAATTATAA
- a CDS encoding endonuclease/exonuclease/phosphatase family protein: MKKSLFLFLALCLSFLSYAQEFIAGSYNIRQRNTVDVDNMWNDRKVPLTNLIKYHGFDIFGIQEGFFDQVQDLKKLLPGFDYVGVGRDDGAQEGEHSAIYYNTNRFKAIKSGTFWLSATDTEHPNKGWDAALPRICTWGIFEDKANKKRFIFMNTHFDHIGRTARTESAKLILAKAKEFAKDLPLILTGDFNVDEKDEAYFTLANSKVVTDVHELAAFKYEPNSSFNGWGKSIRPTGRIDHIFITKPFQVKKYGILTDTYMNKFPSDHFPVATTLSWK, from the coding sequence ATGAAAAAAAGTCTTTTTCTATTTTTAGCGCTCTGCCTTTCTTTTCTATCTTATGCCCAGGAATTTATTGCAGGCAGTTATAATATCCGTCAAAGAAATACCGTCGATGTGGACAATATGTGGAACGACCGGAAAGTCCCGCTTACCAATCTGATCAAATACCATGGTTTTGATATCTTTGGTATCCAAGAAGGTTTTTTTGATCAGGTTCAAGATCTCAAAAAACTCCTTCCCGGATTTGATTACGTGGGTGTAGGTCGCGACGATGGTGCACAAGAGGGCGAGCACTCGGCGATTTATTACAATACAAATCGCTTTAAAGCGATAAAGAGTGGAACTTTCTGGCTTTCAGCAACCGACACCGAACACCCGAATAAAGGCTGGGATGCAGCACTACCGCGGATCTGTACCTGGGGTATTTTTGAGGATAAGGCCAACAAAAAACGCTTTATCTTTATGAACACACACTTTGATCATATTGGTCGTACGGCACGTACCGAAAGTGCCAAATTGATTTTGGCAAAAGCAAAAGAGTTTGCCAAAGATTTACCGTTGATTTTAACTGGAGACTTTAATGTGGATGAAAAGGATGAAGCTTATTTCACCTTAGCAAACAGCAAGGTAGTCACTGACGTACATGAATTGGCAGCATTCAAATACGAACCTAATTCTTCCTTCAATGGCTGGGGCAAAAGCATCAGACCAACAGGCCGCATTGATCATATTTTTATTACCAAACCTTTTCAGGTTAAAAAATATGGTATCCTGACGGACACGTATATGAATAAATTCCCTTCAGATCACTTTCCAGTGGCAACCACACTCTCCTGGAAATAA
- a CDS encoding nitroreductase family protein, with protein MKNDVLQAIHYRRSVFQASFTEEEVSKEDILNILEAANAAPTHKRTQPWRFVIFRKEGLERLGAELSRIYKSVTPTEKYTEATEITMGKKATQSNVAIAIVVNYTGEVPEWEELACTAAAVENMWLAAHSLNIGGYWATPGLINHLGGFLNLEENQKCIGLFYLGHHQSEPREPNRTPIEEKIRWEE; from the coding sequence ATGAAAAACGACGTATTACAAGCGATACATTACAGAAGATCCGTATTTCAAGCTTCCTTTACCGAAGAAGAAGTCAGCAAAGAAGATATCTTGAATATTTTGGAAGCAGCCAATGCTGCTCCAACACATAAAAGAACACAACCTTGGCGTTTTGTAATCTTCCGTAAAGAGGGATTAGAACGTTTAGGCGCCGAATTGTCACGTATTTACAAATCGGTAACACCAACAGAGAAATATACGGAAGCAACAGAAATAACGATGGGCAAAAAAGCAACCCAGTCAAACGTTGCCATTGCGATTGTTGTCAACTATACGGGAGAAGTTCCTGAATGGGAAGAGCTGGCCTGTACCGCTGCTGCAGTTGAAAACATGTGGTTAGCTGCGCACTCGCTAAATATCGGTGGATACTGGGCAACCCCAGGTTTAATCAATCACTTGGGTGGATTCTTAAATCTCGAAGAAAATCAAAAATGTATCGGTCTATTTTATTTAGGGCATCATCAATCTGAGCCACGTGAACCGAACCGTACCCCAATTGAGGAAAAAATTCGCTGGGAAGAATAA
- a CDS encoding THUMP domain-containing class I SAM-dependent RNA methyltransferase, producing the protein MEVFNTPNKVIITCNKRLSPYLQQEVKELGFDIVRAFPTGVELKVSINDTIKLNLNLRTASQILYSLKEFTANNPTELYEQLSQIAWEELIQFDGYFSVSSNVDNETISTPLFANVKVKDAIVDRIKEKKGMRPNSGPDNNKAVVHLYWKDDRAEIFIDTSGETLAKHGYRKIPGKAPMLEALAASTIMASKWDGNAPFVNPMCGSGTLAIEAALIATNRKPGLLRMNYSFMHFIGYDETIFFQERRLLKDQINKKAAPQIIASDISEEAINVSKMNARTAGVEQLISFEVCDFAETHVPKEEGGVILFNPEYGERLGTHSKLEITYKRMGDFMKQECKGYRGYIFTGNPDLAKKIGLRASRRIEFYNGKLDCRLLEYELYEGTREKTKVLYE; encoded by the coding sequence ATGGAAGTTTTCAACACCCCCAATAAAGTTATTATAACGTGCAATAAGCGCTTATCTCCTTATTTGCAGCAGGAAGTTAAAGAGTTAGGTTTTGACATTGTCAGAGCATTTCCTACTGGAGTAGAATTAAAGGTCAGTATAAATGATACGATCAAGCTGAATCTGAACCTACGTACAGCATCTCAGATTTTGTATTCGTTAAAAGAGTTTACAGCCAATAATCCCACGGAGCTTTATGAACAATTAAGTCAAATTGCCTGGGAAGAACTCATTCAATTTGACGGATACTTCTCGGTCAGTTCCAATGTGGATAATGAAACAATCAGCACGCCTTTATTTGCAAACGTAAAGGTTAAAGATGCCATCGTGGATCGCATTAAGGAAAAAAAGGGTATGCGCCCTAATTCAGGTCCAGACAACAATAAAGCTGTTGTACACCTGTATTGGAAAGATGACCGCGCAGAAATTTTCATCGATACTTCCGGTGAGACCCTAGCAAAACATGGTTATCGCAAGATCCCTGGAAAAGCGCCGATGCTGGAAGCTCTTGCTGCCTCAACAATTATGGCCTCCAAATGGGATGGCAATGCGCCATTTGTAAATCCGATGTGCGGTTCCGGAACGTTAGCGATTGAAGCCGCTCTGATTGCAACAAACAGGAAACCGGGTTTGCTGCGCATGAATTACTCTTTTATGCATTTCATCGGTTATGATGAAACTATTTTCTTCCAGGAGCGCAGACTACTGAAAGATCAGATCAATAAAAAAGCGGCCCCACAAATTATTGCAAGTGATATTTCGGAAGAAGCGATCAATGTTTCCAAGATGAATGCCAGAACTGCTGGTGTGGAACAATTAATTTCATTTGAAGTATGCGATTTTGCCGAAACGCACGTTCCTAAAGAGGAAGGTGGCGTTATTTTATTCAATCCTGAATACGGTGAACGTCTAGGCACGCACAGCAAACTGGAAATTACCTACAAGCGTATGGGGGATTTCATGAAGCAGGAGTGCAAGGGGTATAGAGGCTATATATTTACAGGGAACCCAGATTTGGCAAAGAAAATTGGGCTGCGTGCATCCCGAAGGATAGAGTTTTATAATGGTAAATTAGATTGTAGATTATTAGAATACGAATTATACGAGGGTACTCGCGAAAAAACAAAAGTATTGTATGAATAA
- a CDS encoding acyltransferase, producing the protein MTRTSYISVLRIVAIALVLLIHSSSGYLNSNELESFDWNYANWLNGFARFSVPLFVIISGALLLQKDESTGQFYRKRLLKIVPPFLFWTVVYLVYYFIRYIDFDYIGFPQVINIVLIRLKSGTNAHLWYLYMILGLYLAVPFIRKIVGNCSKRELEIFLGLWFAALFFMNKWFNSVLPNFDLTFFSGYAGYLVLGHYLRNYPIPMVKLSSFTFFLMCCLTTTVGTYYLSVSRGEFDPTLYNYLSPNIALSAGFLFIFVQGLKLPEQLNAFWEFIDIHSFGIYLCHILLLNYIHPLLPLSILWKIPAATVLTLLASALLTYLLRKVPYGKYVSG; encoded by the coding sequence ATGACCAGGACCAGTTATATCAGTGTACTACGTATTGTGGCGATTGCGCTCGTCCTCTTGATCCATTCTTCTTCAGGTTATCTGAATAGCAATGAATTGGAGTCATTCGATTGGAATTATGCCAATTGGCTCAATGGCTTTGCGCGCTTTTCAGTACCCCTATTTGTCATCATCTCAGGCGCACTGCTGCTACAGAAAGACGAAAGCACGGGACAGTTTTACCGAAAGCGTCTGTTAAAAATTGTCCCGCCTTTTCTTTTTTGGACTGTCGTCTATCTTGTCTATTATTTCATTCGTTACATTGATTTTGACTACATCGGTTTTCCACAAGTTATCAACATTGTGTTAATTCGCTTAAAGTCAGGAACGAATGCGCACCTTTGGTATCTATATATGATACTTGGGCTTTACCTCGCAGTTCCATTTATCCGTAAAATTGTGGGCAACTGCAGTAAAAGAGAGCTTGAGATCTTTTTGGGATTGTGGTTTGCAGCGTTGTTTTTCATGAATAAATGGTTTAATAGTGTCTTACCTAATTTTGACCTGACCTTTTTCTCGGGTTATGCAGGCTATTTGGTCTTGGGCCATTACTTACGTAATTACCCTATCCCAATGGTAAAATTGTCGAGTTTTACATTTTTTCTGATGTGCTGTCTGACGACTACTGTAGGAACATATTATCTGAGTGTGTCACGAGGGGAATTTGATCCGACACTCTACAATTATCTTTCGCCGAATATCGCCTTAAGCGCCGGCTTTTTATTTATCTTCGTTCAAGGTCTTAAACTCCCAGAACAGCTCAACGCTTTCTGGGAATTTATCGACATTCACAGCTTTGGCATTTACTTATGCCATATTTTATTGCTGAATTATATTCATCCTTTGCTTCCATTATCCATTCTGTGGAAAATCCCGGCAGCAACGGTTCTCACCCTGTTGGCGAGTGCCTTACTGACGTATCTTCTCCGAAAAGTTCCGTATGGCAAATATGTCAGTGGCTAA
- a CDS encoding TonB-dependent receptor, which produces MKKNAIFRISVIFSLLLTGAYHTYAQVENPKPIINASLTGTVIDAVTKEPLQGVTVQLEAVTHQVKTDSKGVFQFVTGQKLPFSLIVSIVGYQTRHIVIDQSPAIIELTPRLEALDQVVVTARRRKEQLQDVPIPVSIIRGAALEDAGAFNVNRLKELVPTVQLYASNARNTTLNIRGLGSTYGLTNDGIDPGVGFYLDGVYIARPAATWLDFIDIDQIEVLRGPQGTLFGKNTTAGAFNITSRLPQFTPEANVEVSYGNQGFIQAKTSISGPLAKNLAARASFSGTQRDGNLFNVHTNRKINDINNLGFRGQLLFTPSDNIKLVLSGDVSSQKPDGYGWAVAGVVKTQRADYRQFDAIIKDLGYELPYKSAFERKIDLDTQSKADNKLGGVALNADIKIGEGTLTSTSAWRTWTWVPLNDRDYLGLPVYTVSAGNSVHNQWSQEFRYSGKISEKVSGVVGLFGLWQDLSTDPVHTEETGSAFWRFQKSSTSALWQTPGLFDNFGIKTVYGIKSTSLAAYTQIDWAVTPKLHILPGLRYNYDKKVANYDRQTYGGLQTSDPALLALKNGVYTNQTFDVNADADNFSGQLSARYRFNPKINAYATYSISYKPVGINVGGLPTANGAVLLDLAEVKPEAVRHKEIGVKTNPTRNSLLNLTVYQTDIKDYQTQVQTPEPGVNRGYLANAEKVRVKGVELDGNINIGHFLRLNGALAYTDAKYVKFTNAPVPLEEVGGAQAFKDISGGALPGVSKWSWSLGGEANKSGKLIGINGSYFLGADLFHRSKFSSSSSPSQYLNIDAYSVLNARLGFRGSNGISVFVWSRNLTNKDYYEQLLAAPGSYGQYAGVVADPRTYGVTLRYNWKQGN; this is translated from the coding sequence ATGAAAAAAAATGCTATTTTTCGAATTAGCGTCATTTTTAGCTTGCTTTTAACAGGTGCTTACCATACTTATGCGCAAGTAGAAAATCCTAAACCTATTATAAATGCCTCATTAACAGGTACCGTAATTGATGCCGTAACGAAAGAGCCTTTGCAAGGTGTGACCGTTCAACTTGAGGCTGTTACACACCAGGTGAAAACGGACAGTAAAGGCGTTTTTCAGTTTGTAACTGGACAAAAATTACCTTTTTCATTAATTGTATCTATTGTTGGTTATCAAACCCGTCATATTGTTATTGATCAATCTCCTGCAATAATTGAGCTTACCCCGCGGTTGGAAGCATTGGATCAAGTGGTGGTCACTGCACGTCGTCGGAAAGAGCAATTGCAGGACGTGCCTATTCCCGTATCAATTATTCGTGGCGCTGCATTGGAGGATGCAGGGGCATTTAATGTCAATCGACTAAAAGAGCTTGTGCCTACCGTTCAGTTATATGCATCGAATGCACGTAATACAACGCTTAATATCCGGGGACTGGGCTCAACTTATGGCCTCACCAATGATGGGATCGATCCTGGTGTAGGATTTTATCTTGATGGTGTATATATTGCCCGCCCCGCCGCAACTTGGCTGGACTTTATTGATATCGACCAGATAGAGGTATTGCGTGGCCCACAGGGTACGCTGTTTGGAAAAAATACAACCGCAGGTGCATTCAATATAACCTCACGTCTACCACAATTCACACCAGAAGCCAATGTGGAAGTGAGTTATGGAAACCAGGGTTTTATTCAGGCGAAGACTTCAATCTCAGGGCCATTGGCCAAAAACCTGGCTGCTAGAGCTTCTTTCTCTGGCACCCAACGGGATGGAAACTTGTTTAATGTACATACCAATAGGAAGATCAATGATATTAACAACCTGGGGTTTAGGGGACAATTGCTCTTTACTCCATCTGATAATATCAAACTGGTGCTCTCGGGTGATGTGTCATCGCAAAAACCTGATGGTTATGGTTGGGCGGTTGCCGGAGTTGTAAAAACACAGCGTGCAGACTACAGACAATTTGATGCAATTATTAAAGATCTTGGCTACGAGCTACCCTATAAAAGTGCTTTCGAGCGTAAGATAGATTTGGATACACAATCTAAAGCTGATAATAAATTGGGTGGGGTCGCCTTGAATGCCGATATCAAGATTGGAGAAGGGACACTGACCTCAACTTCTGCGTGGCGGACATGGACATGGGTTCCGCTCAATGACCGCGATTACTTGGGACTTCCGGTATACACCGTTTCAGCAGGTAATTCTGTCCATAACCAGTGGTCGCAGGAGTTCAGATATTCTGGAAAAATCAGTGAAAAGGTCAGCGGGGTTGTTGGTTTATTTGGCCTTTGGCAGGATCTAAGTACAGATCCCGTACATACCGAAGAAACAGGATCTGCCTTTTGGCGTTTTCAAAAAAGCTCTACCAGTGCTTTGTGGCAGACACCGGGATTATTTGATAATTTTGGAATCAAGACCGTTTACGGCATCAAGAGTACGAGTTTAGCCGCCTATACGCAGATCGATTGGGCTGTTACGCCTAAATTACACATCCTCCCAGGGCTGCGCTACAATTATGATAAAAAGGTGGCTAACTACGATAGGCAGACCTATGGTGGTTTGCAGACCTCAGACCCCGCACTGCTTGCCTTAAAGAACGGTGTATATACCAATCAGACTTTTGATGTCAATGCGGATGCGGACAATTTCTCTGGTCAACTCTCGGCAAGATATCGTTTCAATCCGAAGATAAATGCTTACGCAACGTATTCCATCAGCTATAAACCTGTCGGTATCAACGTTGGCGGATTGCCGACAGCCAATGGAGCAGTGTTGCTGGATCTCGCTGAAGTAAAACCTGAGGCAGTCCGCCATAAGGAAATTGGTGTGAAGACGAATCCAACACGCAATTCACTGCTCAATCTGACCGTCTACCAAACGGATATCAAAGACTATCAGACCCAAGTGCAGACACCTGAACCGGGGGTAAACCGTGGTTATCTGGCCAATGCCGAAAAGGTGCGTGTAAAGGGAGTTGAATTGGATGGAAACATCAACATCGGACATTTTCTCCGGTTGAATGGAGCACTGGCCTATACAGATGCCAAGTATGTCAAATTTACCAATGCACCTGTCCCTTTAGAAGAGGTTGGCGGAGCTCAGGCTTTTAAAGATATCTCTGGCGGCGCCCTTCCTGGTGTTTCCAAATGGTCTTGGTCGCTGGGTGGCGAAGCGAATAAAAGCGGTAAGCTGATTGGGATTAATGGATCTTACTTTTTGGGTGCAGACCTATTTCACCGTTCTAAATTTTCGTCCAGTTCTTCACCATCCCAATACCTAAATATTGATGCCTATTCGGTCTTGAATGCCAGGCTAGGATTCAGGGGATCGAATGGTATTTCGGTGTTTGTGTGGAGTAGAAATCTAACCAATAAAGATTATTACGAACAGTTGTTGGCAGCACCTGGAAGTTATGGACAGTACGCTGGGGTAGTTGCCGATCCGCGGACTTATGGCGTGACACTGCGATACAATTGGAAACAAGGGAATTAA
- a CDS encoding DUF3127 domain-containing protein encodes MEIRGKVHEIGATQQVTESFKKRDMIVAYAENPQFVEYIRFEATQDRTSIFDNLAIGEEVEVSFNLRGRPWTNKDGVTTYFNSLVAWRVTKLGNAAPAPSSPGYADMPAPVDLAGSSDDDDLPF; translated from the coding sequence ATGGAAATTAGAGGAAAAGTACACGAGATAGGAGCGACACAACAAGTGACAGAATCATTCAAAAAACGCGATATGATTGTAGCTTATGCCGAAAACCCACAATTTGTTGAATATATCCGTTTTGAAGCTACACAAGACAGAACGTCAATTTTTGATAACTTAGCGATTGGTGAAGAGGTAGAAGTATCTTTTAATCTTCGTGGTCGTCCCTGGACGAATAAAGATGGCGTAACAACTTATTTTAACTCATTGGTTGCATGGCGTGTAACAAAATTAGGTAATGCTGCTCCGGCACCATCTTCTCCAGGTTACGCAGATATGCCTGCTCCTGTAGATTTGGCGGGTTCATCAGATGATGATGATCTACCATTCTAA
- the pepT gene encoding peptidase T has product MSTFEINNISDFSVSERFQRYVQIDTQSDANSPTCPSTEKQKNLGELLVKELLALGISDAAMDENGYIYATIPSNTTKQVPVICFCSHMDTSPDSSGKDVKPLVHTNYQGQDLVLPDDNSIVIKYAEHPDLANQIGNDIITASGTTLLGADDKAGVAEIMDAARLLMKHPEIKHGDIKILFTPDEEIGRGVDKADLKRLAADFAYTMDGERAGTIEDETFSADGATLTIHGVSVHPGFAKGKMQSAIKIASAVIDALPKDRLSPESTNKKDGFVHPVHISGSVEKAEIQFIVRDHVTANLKKHEDELEGISKSIVEKYPNCTYTFVVKEQYRNMKEVLDQHPEIMEIGMEAINRAGMVAERRSIRGGTDGSRLSFMGLPCPNIFAGGHAFHGKQEWVAVQDMEKAVKTILHVVSLWEEKA; this is encoded by the coding sequence ATGAGCACATTTGAGATCAATAACATAAGTGATTTTTCGGTATCCGAAAGATTTCAACGCTATGTACAGATTGACACACAATCTGATGCAAATTCACCAACATGCCCTTCTACGGAAAAGCAAAAAAACCTGGGAGAGTTACTGGTTAAGGAATTGTTAGCGTTAGGTATTTCAGACGCGGCAATGGATGAAAATGGCTACATCTATGCAACCATTCCTTCCAATACTACAAAGCAAGTTCCTGTTATCTGCTTTTGTTCTCATATGGATACTTCTCCGGACTCTTCGGGGAAAGATGTTAAACCTTTGGTACACACAAACTATCAGGGACAAGACTTGGTGCTTCCTGACGACAATAGTATTGTCATCAAATACGCTGAGCATCCAGACTTAGCCAATCAAATTGGCAATGATATCATTACTGCCAGCGGAACCACGTTATTGGGTGCAGATGACAAAGCTGGCGTGGCGGAAATTATGGATGCGGCCCGTTTATTAATGAAACATCCTGAAATCAAACATGGTGATATCAAAATACTTTTTACGCCCGATGAAGAGATTGGTAGAGGTGTTGATAAAGCAGATCTAAAACGTTTAGCAGCAGATTTTGCCTATACCATGGACGGTGAAAGAGCGGGTACCATCGAGGATGAGACATTTTCAGCGGATGGGGCAACGTTGACTATTCATGGTGTATCGGTGCACCCGGGTTTTGCCAAAGGGAAGATGCAAAGTGCTATCAAAATTGCCAGTGCAGTAATTGATGCATTACCAAAAGATCGGCTTTCCCCTGAAAGTACCAACAAAAAAGACGGCTTTGTACACCCTGTTCATATCAGTGGCTCTGTAGAAAAAGCAGAAATTCAATTTATCGTACGTGATCATGTGACTGCCAATCTCAAGAAACATGAAGATGAGCTGGAAGGTATTTCAAAATCAATCGTGGAGAAATATCCAAACTGTACTTATACTTTTGTTGTAAAAGAACAATATCGTAATATGAAAGAAGTGCTGGATCAGCATCCTGAAATTATGGAAATCGGGATGGAAGCCATCAACCGAGCAGGAATGGTAGCCGAAAGAAGAAGTATCCGCGGTGGAACAGATGGCTCCCGTCTTTCGTTTATGGGGCTGCCTTGTCCAAATATTTTTGCCGGAGGGCATGCTTTCCATGGAAAACAAGAGTGGGTAGCTGTACAAGATATGGAAAAAGCTGTTAAAACAATTCTACATGTCGTATCTTTATGGGAAGAGAAAGCATAG
- a CDS encoding glycerophosphodiester phosphodiesterase, which produces MKKHIFSCLTLAMVISSSALFAQTKAIAHRGVWKNSHLPQNSIASLTAAHDLKLFGSEFDVHLTKDNILVVNHDNDFYGIDIATATYKELLEKKHPNGESIPTLEEYLIAGKKLKGLRLILELKINKLGVERTLEATTKTVEMVKNLKAEKVTDYISFSFEACQKIHELAPKANIQYLTGDKSPAEVKAAGINGLDYHFSVFKKNGTWLKDAHQLGMKVNAWTVNTAEEMTNLINQNIDFITTDEPELLLRILKK; this is translated from the coding sequence ATGAAAAAACATATTTTTAGCTGCCTTACGCTAGCCATGGTGATCTCATCCTCGGCATTATTTGCACAAACTAAAGCCATTGCACATCGTGGCGTATGGAAAAACAGCCACCTTCCCCAAAATTCAATTGCATCGTTAACTGCTGCGCACGATCTCAAGCTTTTTGGCTCCGAGTTTGATGTGCATCTGACCAAAGACAACATATTGGTTGTCAACCATGACAATGATTTCTATGGTATTGATATTGCTACAGCAACATATAAGGAACTTCTAGAAAAGAAGCATCCCAACGGCGAATCCATTCCCACCTTGGAAGAATACCTTATCGCTGGAAAAAAACTGAAAGGCTTGCGTCTTATCCTCGAATTGAAAATTAATAAACTCGGCGTCGAGCGTACGCTTGAAGCGACCACAAAGACGGTAGAAATGGTCAAAAACTTAAAGGCAGAGAAAGTCACCGACTATATTTCCTTTAGCTTTGAGGCTTGTCAAAAAATTCACGAACTCGCGCCTAAGGCCAATATCCAATACCTTACGGGTGACAAATCTCCAGCTGAGGTAAAGGCTGCTGGAATAAATGGACTGGATTATCACTTTTCGGTTTTCAAAAAGAATGGCACTTGGTTAAAAGACGCACATCAGCTTGGTATGAAAGTGAACGCATGGACAGTAAATACTGCTGAGGAGATGACCAATTTAATCAATCAGAATATTGATTTTATTACAACGGATGAGCCTGAGCTGTTACTCCGTATATTAAAGAAATAA
- a CDS encoding RNA polymerase sigma factor: MNEKELLQHYKTSGNLSTLGKLYSPYMSLLYGVCFKYLQDPDRSQDAVMQIFEELIPKLRQYEVYNFKSWLHVYSKNYCLMQLRKDKRTTQVDIENNLFESEQKLNDTSEAKWEEKDFEKLEGCMQTLNREQEECVRLFYLEQKCYKDIADLTGYDLNKVKSAIQNGKRNLKICMERKENGK; encoded by the coding sequence ATGAACGAAAAAGAGCTTTTACAACACTATAAAACAAGCGGTAACTTGTCTACACTGGGGAAACTATATTCGCCCTATATGTCTTTGCTTTATGGTGTGTGCTTTAAATACTTACAGGATCCCGATCGTAGTCAGGATGCGGTGATGCAGATATTTGAAGAACTGATACCGAAGCTTCGTCAATATGAAGTCTATAATTTTAAGAGCTGGTTACACGTTTACAGTAAAAATTATTGCCTTATGCAATTACGTAAGGATAAGCGGACGACGCAGGTTGATATTGAAAACAATTTGTTTGAAAGCGAACAAAAGCTAAATGATACCAGTGAAGCGAAGTGGGAAGAAAAGGATTTCGAGAAACTGGAAGGCTGTATGCAAACTTTAAACCGCGAACAAGAGGAATGTGTACGTTTGTTCTATCTCGAGCAAAAATGTTATAAAGATATTGCAGATTTGACTGGATATGATTTGAATAAGGTCAAAAGTGCTATTCAAAATGGAAAGCGCAATCTGAAAATATGTATGGAAAGGAAAGAAAATGGAAAATAA
- a CDS encoding HD domain-containing protein codes for MNNIIERTVAFVQDRLKFAEAGHDWSHIQRVWNNTKLILENETADVMVCELAALLHDIADSKFHDGDETVGPRVAGEFLASLEISPEIIDHVKKIIFNMSFKASLGEVSFHSKEMEIVQDADRLDAIGAIGIARAFSFGGNKGREMYNPNIPVQEYKDKEAYKHSEAPTINHFYEKLLLLKDKMNTEAAKKIAAHRHDYMLSFLDEFIAEWNGKK; via the coding sequence ATGAATAACATTATTGAGCGCACAGTAGCATTTGTGCAAGACCGATTGAAATTTGCAGAAGCAGGCCACGATTGGTCGCATATTCAACGCGTATGGAACAATACGAAGTTAATTTTAGAAAATGAAACGGCGGATGTCATGGTCTGCGAATTGGCCGCGCTATTACATGACATTGCTGACAGTAAGTTTCATGATGGCGACGAAACTGTAGGCCCTCGTGTTGCCGGAGAATTTTTGGCAAGTCTAGAAATTTCGCCTGAGATCATTGACCATGTTAAAAAAATTATCTTCAACATGTCTTTCAAAGCCAGCCTGGGCGAAGTGTCATTCCATTCGAAAGAGATGGAGATCGTACAAGATGCTGATCGCCTGGATGCCATCGGAGCCATTGGTATTGCCCGCGCATTCAGCTTTGGCGGAAATAAGGGACGTGAGATGTATAACCCTAACATTCCTGTGCAGGAATATAAGGATAAAGAGGCATACAAACATTCGGAAGCTCCTACAATCAATCACTTCTACGAAAAACTCTTATTGCTAAAGGATAAGATGAATACAGAGGCTGCGAAGAAAATAGCAGCACATCGCCACGATTATATGCTCAGCTTCCTAGATGAGTTTATAGCCGAATGGAATGGTAAAAAATAA